In Eucalyptus grandis isolate ANBG69807.140 chromosome 4, ASM1654582v1, whole genome shotgun sequence, the following proteins share a genomic window:
- the LOC104441846 gene encoding AT-hook motif nuclear-localized protein 1, whose protein sequence is MEGRDGVTASSGGGVTVVGSDAPSDYHVAPRAENPTPAPGSAPPPAVATAAPPPPPAAAGTLVKKKRGRPRKYGPDGPVGAPLSPRPISSAAPPPPVIDFSTPKRGKVKPAGSVSKPKFEVENLGEWVACSVGTNFTPHIITVNTGEDVMMKVISFSQQGPRAICVLSANGVISSVTLRQPNSSGGTLTYEGRFEILSLSGSFMPNDSGGTRSRSGGMSVSLASPDGRVVGGGIAGLLVAASPLQVVVGSFLAGDQHEQKTKNPKHDILPTTNQSGVHPMPLSDPSVILSTSPSYRGDNWSSLPSDSRSKTTDINVSVP, encoded by the exons ATGGAGGGAAGAGATGGTGTGACTGCTAGTAGTGGCGGAGGTGTTACAGTGGTGGGATCAGACGCTCCGTCGGACTACCACGTCGCCCCAAGAGCCGAGAACCCCACCCCGGCGCCCGGATCGGCGCCGCCCCCGGCGGTGGCCACGGCGGCCCCCCCGCCGCCTCCGGCCGCCGCGGGGACtctggtgaagaagaagaggggccGTCCGAGGAAGTATGGGCCCGATGGGCCGGTCGGGGCGCCGCTGTCGCCGAGGCCGATATCGTcggcggcgccgccgccgccggtgaTCGACTTCTCCACCCCGAAGCGCGGCAAAGTGAAGCCGGCCGGGTCGGTCAGCAAGCCCAAGTTCGAAGTGGAGAATCTTG GTGAATGGGTTGCATGCTCTGTGGGTACCAATTTTACTCCCCATATTATCACCGTTAATACAGGAGAG GACGTCATGATGAAAGTCATATCCTTTTCTCAACAAGGACCTAGAGCCATATGCGTTCTCTCTGCAAATGGTGTGATCTCAAGTGTTACGCTTCGTCAGCCTAATTCCTCCGGCGGTACCTTAACATACGAG GGTCGTTTTGAGATATTATCCTTATCCGGATCATTCATGCCCAATGACTCTGGAGGAACGAGGAGCAGATCTGGTGGGATGAGTGTCTCATTAGCAAGCCCAGACGGACGTGTTGTGGGTGGCGGCATCGCTGGTTTGCTCGTGGCAGCAAGTCCTTTGCAG GTTGTGGTGGGCAGTTTTCTTGCGGGAGATCAGCACGAGCAGAAGACGAAGAACCCAAAACATGACATTCTACCTACAACAAACCAATCTGGGGTTCATCCGATGCCTCTGTCAGACCCTAGCGTAATTCTCTCGACAAGTCCATCTTATAGAGGAGATAACTGGTCGTCGCTCCCATCGGATTCAAGAAGCAAGACGACTGACATTAATGTGTCTGTGCCCTGA
- the LOC104441848 gene encoding pentatricopeptide repeat-containing protein At4g22760, giving the protein MIDRMIVSELKFLLNQRLTLKQARQTHAAVLVRKFHHLQPLLVHQLLVSSRGYSFDLLQYVKSILRHAGSPDSFSWGCLIRFLSQHGQFREAGSAYCEMQALGLCPSTFAVSSALRACARTEDIVGGRLVHAQVNKYGFSGCVYVQTALVDLYSRLGEMQTAQKVFDEMPERNVVSWNSILFGYLRLRNLDMARNLFSEIPEKDVISWNSMISGYAKAGDMKHAGELFQQMPERNSASWNAMLSGYVDCGNIELARELFDAMPQRSKVSWIAMIGGYSKCGDVESACLLFDQLGKKNLLSYNAMIACYAQNGRPTEALQIFNGMIECGLEIVPDKITFSSIISACSQLGDLKLGSWIELQMEKLGIEKDDHLATALIDLHAKCGSIHKAYELFNSLKKKDVVAYSAMILGYAVNGKAVDAIQLFEEMADAHICPNSVTFTGLLTAYSHTGLVEEGYRSFNSMKNYGLVPSADHYGMMVDLLGRAGHLEDAYNLIKTMPMQPHAGVWGALLLACRLHNNVEIGEIAARHCFKLDPDRAGYQSLLSNIYASVGRWTDVKQMREAVEEKASAKIPGYSWVEST; this is encoded by the coding sequence ATGATCGACCGGATGATCGTGTCCGAACTGAAGTTCTTGTTGAATCAACGTTTGACCCTAAAACAAGCTCGACAAACTCACGCCGCCGTCCTCGTCCGCAAGTTTCATCACCTCCAGCCTCTTTTGGTGCATCAGCTTCTCGTTTCTTCTCGAGGTTACTCTTTCGATTTGCTTCAATACGTGAAGTCGATCCTTCGTCACGCGGGAAGCCCGGATTCCTTCTCGTGGGGTTGTTTGATTCGCTTCCTATCTCAGCATGGCCAATTCAGAGAGGCCGGCTCTGCGTATTGCGAAATGCAGGCGCTTGGGTTGTGCCCGAGCACGTTCGCCGTTTCTTCTGCTCTGAGAGCATGTGCTAGGACTGAGGATATTGTGGGGGGGAGGTTGGTTCATGCCCAGGTCAATAAGTATGGGTTCAGTGGCTGCGTCTACGTGCAGACAGCGCTTGTGGATTTGTACTCGAGATTGGGCGAAATGCAAACCGCCCAGAAGGtatttgatgaaatgcccgaaAGAAATGTTGTTTCTTGGAATTCGATTTTGTTTGGGTACTTGAGATTGCGAAATCTTGATATGGCACGAAACCTTTTTAGTGAGATTCCGGAGAAGGATGTTATATCTTGGAACTCGATGATTTCTGGGTATGCCAAAGCAGGGGATATGAAGCACGCAGGAGAATTGTTTCAGCAGATGCCCGAAAGAAATTCAGCTTCTTGGAATGCTATGCTTAGTGGATATGTTGATTGTGGGAACATTGAATTGGCTCGAGAACTTTTTGATGCTATGCCCCAAAGAAGCAAGGTTTCTTGGATTGCAATGATCGGTGGCTACTCGAAATGTGGGGATGTTGAGTCAGCTTGTCTTCTCTTTGACCAATTGGGAAAGAAGAATCTGCTTTCATATAATGCCATGATAGCATGCTATGCTCAAAATGGCAGACCCACAGAAGCCCTTCAAATATTCAATGGCATGATTGAGTGCGGTTTGGAAATTGTTCCTGATAAAATTACGTTTTCCAGCATTATATCAGCTTGTTCACAGCTGGGAGATTTGAAGCTTGGGTCATGGATTGAACTGCAGATGGAGAAGCTTGGTATAGAGAAGGATGACCATTTGGCTACAGCTTTGATTGACTTGCATGCTAAGTGTGGAAGTATCCATAAGGCATACGAGCTGTTCAACAGCTTAAAGAAGAAGGATGTGGTTGCTTATTCAGCAATGATTCTAGGATATGCTGTAAATGGTAAGGCAGTTGATGCAATACAACTGTTTGAAGAGATGGCGGATGCCCATATATGCCCTAATTCAGTCACTTTCACTGGATTATTAACTGCCTATAGCCACACCGGTTTGGTTGAAGAGGGATACAGATCCTTCAACTCCATGAAGAACTATGGTCTTGTGCCTTCAGCTGACCATTATGGAATGATGGTTGATCTACTGGGCCGGGCTGGGCATTTAGAAGATGCATATAATCTAATAAAGACCATGCCTATGCAGCCCCATGCTGGTGTTTGGGGAGCTCTGCTTCTTGCTTGCAGATTACACAACAATGTAGAGATAGGTGAGATTGCAGCTCGGCATTGCTTTAAATTGGACCCAGATAGAGCTGGTTATCAGTCTCTGCTTTCCAACATTTATGCATCCGTTGGGAGGTGGACTGATGTGAAGCAAATGAGAGAGGCTGTGGAGGAGAAGGCATCAGCCAAAATTCCTGGCTATAGTTGGGTGGAGTCCACTTAG